A window of the bacterium genome harbors these coding sequences:
- a CDS encoding trehalose 6-phosphate phosphorylase yields MNPSGPAPTAIPAGALDPWVLAYDGVDSGQEGLREALCALGNGIFVTRGAAEEADADGVHYPGTYLAGGYNRLASEVAGRTVVNEDLVNLPNWLPLSFRPGDGEWLDLAHVQILAYRQELHLRDGLLLRRFRVRDPNGRVTAVETRRIVSMARPNLAAIDYRITPENWSGTLHIRSELDGTVVNAGVARYRQLANRHLEVLAAGTVPPEGVYLLVQTTQSRIRVAEAARTRLYLGAERLEPDRRVVEARPGRIGEELRVEAVQGRTLRVEKVVALYSSRDRGISEPGAEARIQIAAAPGFEELFEGHRLAWHALWRRYDIEIDERPQADGPARVQLILRLHIFHLLQTISPNTVGLDVGAPARGLHGEAYRGHVFWDELFILPFYSFRTPAITRSLLLYRYHRLGGARELARQEGYAGAMYPWQSGSDGREATQQVHLNPLSGRWMPDSSHLQRHVDAAIVYNIWRYYEATGDRELLLDYGAEMVLEIARFWASIARWNPERGRYEITGVMGPDEYHERSPGAAAAGVANNAYTNVMAVWCLLRAFDVLDEVGATRRAELMARLGLDEGELQRWEHITRTMLVPFHADGVISQFEGYEALEEFDWAGYRAKYGNIERLDRILEAEGDTPDRYKVSKQPDAMMLFYLLDERELREIFQRLGYRVDESVVRRTIAYYMERTSHGSTLSKTIIASVMHRLDREEGYRLFRDALRSDVDDIQRGTTPEGIHLGAMAGTVATVLRRYAGVELMREGVRFAPEMPQSLRRLRFFVHWRGRWLGVDLTHDRLRLTAEQDLTEPVPVAVRDAWLHVGAGAVLEVPL; encoded by the coding sequence ATGAACCCGTCCGGTCCCGCGCCCACCGCCATCCCGGCCGGGGCGCTCGATCCGTGGGTGCTGGCGTACGATGGCGTCGACTCGGGCCAGGAAGGCCTTCGCGAAGCGCTGTGCGCACTCGGTAACGGCATCTTCGTCACGCGCGGCGCGGCAGAAGAGGCGGATGCGGATGGCGTCCACTACCCTGGCACCTATCTGGCCGGCGGCTACAACCGCCTCGCCAGCGAGGTGGCCGGGCGCACGGTCGTCAACGAAGACTTGGTCAACCTGCCCAACTGGCTGCCGCTCTCGTTCCGGCCCGGGGACGGCGAATGGCTCGACCTCGCGCACGTGCAGATCCTCGCCTATCGCCAGGAACTGCACCTCCGCGACGGGCTGCTCCTCCGGCGCTTCCGCGTGCGGGACCCGAACGGCCGCGTGACGGCGGTGGAGACCCGCCGTATCGTCAGCATGGCCAGACCCAACCTCGCCGCCATCGATTACCGCATCACGCCCGAGAACTGGAGCGGTACGCTGCACATCCGCTCTGAGCTCGATGGCACGGTCGTCAACGCAGGCGTCGCGCGCTACCGCCAGCTCGCGAACCGCCATCTCGAGGTGTTGGCAGCCGGTACTGTGCCCCCCGAAGGCGTCTACCTCCTCGTGCAGACCACACAGTCCCGGATTCGGGTGGCCGAGGCAGCTCGCACGCGCCTGTATCTCGGCGCCGAGCGGCTCGAGCCCGACCGTAGAGTCGTCGAGGCTCGCCCGGGTCGGATCGGCGAGGAACTCCGCGTGGAGGCGGTTCAGGGCCGAACGTTGCGGGTCGAGAAGGTGGTGGCGCTGTACTCGTCGCGCGACCGCGGCATCAGCGAACCCGGCGCCGAGGCGCGCATCCAGATCGCCGCCGCACCGGGCTTCGAGGAGCTGTTCGAGGGACACCGGTTGGCGTGGCACGCCCTCTGGCGACGCTACGACATCGAGATCGACGAGCGACCACAGGCTGACGGCCCCGCCCGAGTGCAGCTCATCCTGCGCCTCCACATCTTTCATCTGCTCCAGACGATCTCGCCGAACACCGTCGGGCTGGATGTCGGCGCCCCTGCCCGCGGGCTGCACGGCGAGGCGTACCGCGGGCACGTCTTCTGGGACGAGCTCTTCATCCTCCCGTTCTACAGCTTCCGCACACCCGCGATCACCCGCTCGCTCCTGCTCTACCGCTACCACCGGCTCGGGGGCGCCCGGGAGCTCGCCCGACAGGAGGGGTACGCCGGCGCCATGTACCCGTGGCAGAGCGGCAGCGACGGACGCGAAGCCACGCAGCAGGTCCATCTCAACCCGCTCTCCGGGCGCTGGATGCCGGATTCGAGCCACCTGCAGCGCCATGTCGACGCCGCCATCGTCTACAACATCTGGCGCTATTACGAGGCGACCGGCGACCGCGAGCTCCTGCTCGACTACGGTGCCGAGATGGTGCTCGAGATCGCCCGCTTCTGGGCGAGCATCGCCCGCTGGAACCCGGAACGCGGCCGTTACGAGATCACCGGCGTCATGGGTCCCGACGAGTACCACGAGAGGTCGCCCGGTGCCGCGGCCGCTGGCGTGGCGAACAACGCCTACACGAACGTCATGGCCGTGTGGTGCCTGCTCCGCGCGTTCGACGTGCTGGACGAGGTCGGGGCGACCCGCCGCGCCGAGCTGATGGCGCGTCTCGGCCTGGACGAGGGAGAACTCCAACGCTGGGAGCACATCACCCGGACGATGCTCGTCCCCTTCCATGCCGACGGAGTGATCAGCCAGTTCGAGGGCTACGAGGCACTCGAGGAGTTCGACTGGGCGGGGTACCGCGCGAAGTACGGCAACATCGAGCGCCTCGACCGCATCCTCGAGGCGGAGGGCGACACGCCGGACCGCTACAAGGTCTCGAAGCAGCCGGACGCGATGATGCTCTTCTACCTGCTCGATGAACGCGAACTACGCGAGATCTTCCAGCGTCTCGGCTATCGGGTCGACGAGTCCGTGGTCCGCCGGACCATTGCCTACTACATGGAGCGGACATCCCACGGCTCGACGCTGAGCAAAACGATCATCGCGTCCGTGATGCACCGGCTCGACCGCGAGGAGGGTTACCGGCTGTTCAGAGACGCGCTCCGCAGCGACGTCGATGACATCCAACGAGGTACGACGCCTGAAGGCATCCACCTCGGCGCGATGGCCGGGACCGTCGCGACCGTGCTCCGGCGCTATGCGGGCGTCGAGTTGATGCGGGAGGGGGTTCGGTTCGCGCCCGAGATGCCGCAGTCGCTCCGGCGGCTCCGCTTTTTCGTTCACTGGCGCGGCCGGTGGCTCGGTGTCGACCTGACCCATGACCGGCTCCGCTTGACGGCGGAGCAGGACCTTACCGAGCCGGTGCCGGTGGCGGTCCGCGATGCGTGGCTCCACGTCGGCGCCGGCGCCGTGCTGGAGGTGCCGTTGTGA
- the otsB gene encoding trehalose-phosphatase: MRPTPEAAIFDLDGVVTFTARIHAEAWKRLFDEFLRSRAEAAGEPFRPFTDTDYRAHVDGRPRSDGVRTFLASRGITLPEGAPSDPPDAETVVGLGRRKDLIFRDLLAERGVEVDTDAVRLIRELRERGVRVGVASSSKNTALILEKAGLADLFDARVDGIVSEELGLRGKPAPDIFLVCLQRLGVCDAQRAVVVEDAIAGVEAGRAGGFGLVLGVDRGGHGIALREHGADWVVRDLRELSADRIEAWFAHRGDARPNAIAHWAEIAAELHGRRPALFLDYDGTLTPIVEHPDLATLGDDMRDTLRRVAAAWPTTVISGRDRENVMRFVGLEDINYAGSHGFDISGPAAGGVRLEVAREAAPVITAVADELRRRTAGIPGVLVEHKKYAVSVHYRMVDEARVPDIERIVDDVLAQRPELRKGTGKKVFELRPAIEWDKGRAVLWLLETLGLDRPDVVPLYIGDDATDEDAFRALAKRGIGILVAEIPRPTAARYGLQDVREVRELLERLAALREESGR; encoded by the coding sequence ATGCGGCCGACACCCGAAGCCGCCATCTTCGACCTCGACGGCGTCGTGACCTTCACGGCGCGCATCCACGCGGAGGCGTGGAAACGGCTCTTCGACGAGTTCCTGCGCTCGCGCGCGGAGGCCGCCGGCGAGCCGTTCCGGCCGTTCACCGATACGGATTACCGCGCCCACGTGGACGGCCGCCCCCGCTCGGATGGCGTCCGCACCTTCCTCGCCTCGCGTGGCATCACGCTGCCCGAAGGCGCACCGTCCGATCCGCCCGACGCGGAGACCGTCGTAGGGCTCGGCCGCCGCAAGGACCTCATCTTCCGCGACCTGCTCGCGGAGCGCGGCGTCGAGGTGGACACCGACGCGGTCCGCTTGATCCGCGAGCTGCGAGAGCGTGGCGTGCGCGTCGGCGTCGCGTCGTCCAGCAAGAACACGGCGCTGATCCTCGAGAAGGCGGGCCTTGCGGATCTCTTCGACGCACGCGTGGACGGCATCGTGAGCGAGGAGCTCGGTCTGCGCGGCAAGCCGGCCCCCGACATCTTCCTCGTCTGCCTCCAGCGCCTCGGCGTGTGCGACGCGCAGCGCGCCGTCGTCGTCGAAGACGCCATCGCCGGCGTCGAGGCGGGCCGGGCGGGCGGCTTCGGGCTGGTGCTCGGCGTCGACCGCGGTGGTCACGGGATCGCGCTGCGCGAACACGGCGCCGATTGGGTGGTCCGCGACCTCCGCGAGCTGTCCGCGGACCGCATCGAGGCGTGGTTCGCGCACCGCGGCGACGCTCGCCCCAACGCCATCGCCCACTGGGCCGAGATCGCCGCCGAGCTGCACGGCCGACGCCCTGCCCTCTTCCTCGATTACGACGGCACGCTCACCCCGATCGTCGAGCACCCCGACCTCGCCACGCTCGGCGATGACATGCGTGACACCCTGCGACGCGTGGCCGCGGCTTGGCCGACCACCGTCATCAGCGGGCGCGATCGGGAGAACGTGATGCGCTTCGTCGGCCTCGAGGACATCAACTACGCCGGCAGCCACGGGTTCGACATCTCCGGCCCCGCTGCCGGCGGCGTTCGGCTCGAGGTCGCCCGCGAGGCTGCGCCCGTCATCACCGCCGTCGCCGATGAGTTGCGCCGTCGCACGGCAGGCATCCCCGGCGTCCTCGTCGAGCACAAGAAGTACGCGGTCTCCGTACACTACCGCATGGTGGACGAGGCGCGGGTGCCGGACATCGAGCGCATCGTGGACGATGTCCTCGCGCAGCGGCCGGAGCTGAGGAAGGGAACGGGAAAGAAAGTGTTCGAGCTACGCCCCGCGATCGAGTGGGACAAGGGCCGCGCCGTCCTGTGGCTGCTCGAGACGCTCGGCCTCGACCGACCGGACGTCGTGCCGCTGTACATCGGTGACGACGCGACGGACGAGGACGCGTTCCGGGCACTCGCAAAGCGGGGCATCGGCATTCTCGTGGCGGAGATCCCGCGGCCGACGGCTGCGCGCTACGGCCTCCAGGACGTCCGCGAAGTCCGGGAACTGCTCGAGCGCCTTGCCGCGCTGCGCGAGGAGAGCGGGCGATGA